In candidate division Zixibacteria bacterium HGW-Zixibacteria-1, the following are encoded in one genomic region:
- a CDS encoding Rrf2 family transcriptional regulator, protein MQFTRAEEYGILGVIYLASQEEGLIVPLSEIAEIRDVPEKFLAKIFQNLTKTGIVKSHRGVKGGFSLAKDPEVITIKDVVEAIQGPYHLIKCLPDRDCCEKVEFCPIRPVLEEAEEKLLEVFGSYTLANLISWERNQRAAKAR, encoded by the coding sequence ATGCAATTTACGAGAGCCGAAGAGTATGGTATTCTCGGGGTTATATATTTGGCCAGCCAGGAAGAAGGGCTGATTGTGCCCTTGTCCGAAATTGCGGAAATTCGCGACGTTCCGGAAAAATTCCTGGCCAAGATTTTTCAAAACCTGACCAAGACTGGCATTGTCAAATCTCACCGGGGGGTTAAGGGTGGTTTTTCTCTTGCCAAAGACCCAGAGGTTATTACCATTAAGGACGTAGTCGAGGCCATCCAGGGGCCATATCACTTGATAAAATGTCTTCCTGACCGGGACTGCTGCGAAAAAGTCGAGTTTTGTCCCATTCGACCCGTTTTGGAGGAGGCCGAAGAAAAGCTCTTGGAGGTGTTCGGCAGTTATACTCTTGCCAACCTGATTAGCTGGGAGAGGAATCAACGGGCAGCAAAGGCGCGCTGA
- a CDS encoding dCTP deaminase has product MPVKSDRWIKEMALKHDMIRPFSAKQIRKGISYGLSSYGYDIRVADEFKIFTNTNSAIIDPKNFSKESFIDVKAKSILVPPNSFALARTVEYFKIPREVITICLGKSTYARCGIIVNVTPFEPEWEGYATLEISNTTPLPAKIYANEGIAQILFLGADEICQISYKDKKGKYQGQTSITLPKTI; this is encoded by the coding sequence ATGCCTGTTAAGTCCGATCGCTGGATAAAGGAAATGGCCCTTAAACACGATATGATTCGTCCGTTCTCGGCAAAACAAATCAGAAAAGGCATCAGTTACGGGCTTTCGTCATATGGCTATGATATCAGGGTCGCCGACGAGTTTAAAATCTTCACCAATACCAACTCAGCTATCATCGACCCCAAAAACTTCTCCAAAGAATCCTTTATCGACGTCAAGGCCAAATCAATTTTGGTTCCGCCAAATTCGTTCGCCCTGGCCAGAACTGTGGAGTATTTTAAGATACCACGAGAAGTCATAACCATCTGTCTGGGCAAATCAACTTATGCCCGTTGCGGCATAATTGTCAATGTGACGCCCTTTGAGCCCGAATGGGAAGGCTATGCAACATTGGAGATTTCCAACACCACCCCCCTTCCGGCCAAAATTTATGCTAATGAAGGTATTGCGCAAATTCTTTTTCTGGGAGCCGATGAGATCTGTCAGATATCCTATAAGGACAAAAAAGGAAAATACCAGGGACAGACAAGCATTACCTTACCAAAGACTATATGA
- the cobO gene encoding cob(I)yrinic acid a,c-diamide adenosyltransferase, protein MTENKSKDKGLLIVYTGDGKGKTTAALGMAIRAVGYDWKVAIVQFIKGSWKYGEMDGLKRLAPNVELSIMGEGFVGILDDDKPIEQHREAARKAFDLALEKMESGKYELVILDEMNVAVTLGLISNDDLKGLVARKPEKLHLVITGRGARPWLIEQADLVTEMKEIKHPFKKGILAQRGVDF, encoded by the coding sequence ATGACTGAAAATAAAAGCAAAGATAAGGGCCTGTTGATTGTCTATACCGGCGACGGCAAGGGCAAGACGACTGCCGCGCTCGGCATGGCTATCCGGGCCGTCGGCTATGACTGGAAAGTCGCGATAGTGCAATTTATCAAGGGCAGCTGGAAATACGGCGAGATGGATGGTCTCAAGAGGCTGGCGCCCAATGTGGAATTGAGCATAATGGGTGAAGGCTTCGTAGGAATCCTCGATGACGATAAGCCGATCGAGCAGCACCGCGAAGCGGCCAGGAAAGCTTTTGATCTGGCGCTGGAAAAAATGGAATCGGGAAAATATGAGCTGGTCATACTCGATGAGATGAATGTGGCGGTGACGCTGGGATTGATTTCCAATGATGACTTGAAGGGGCTGGTGGCCCGGAAGCCGGAAAAGCTGCACCTGGTCATAACCGGCCGAGGGGCCAGGCCGTGGTTGATCGAGCAGGCCGATCTGGTGACGGAGATGAAAGAGATAAAACATCCCTTTAAGAAAGGGATACTGGCCCAGAGGGGTGTTGATTTTTGA